Within Bacteroidota bacterium, the genomic segment AATTTAAATTGTGTTACAGGTGTTTCCGGTGCAGGAAAATCAAGTTTAATAAATCAAACATTAATTCCATTAATCAATGATGAATATTTCAAACAAATTAATGCAAAAGGTAATCCCCAACTTCTTAATTATAATTTTACTAAAGCAATAATTGTAAATCAATCTCCAATAGGCAAAACAGTACGTAGCACACCTGCAACATACACAAAGTTGCATGATTTAATTCGTGATTTTTACGCAAAATTAGAGCAATCAAAGAAATTGGGATTTTCAAAAAGTACATTTTCCTACAACGTAAAAGGTGGTAGATGCGAAAAATGTCAAGGTGCAGGTAAGCTCGAAATTGGGATGCACTTTCTTGGAAAGGTAGAAACAACTTGTGATGTTTGCAATGGAAAGAGATACAATTCTGATATTTTAGAAGTTAAATATAAAAACAAAAATATTTCCGATATACTTGATATGTCGGTAAATGAAGCCTTGAACTTTTTTATTGGCGAAAGCAAAATTTCAAAAATATTGCAGATACTATCAGATATTGGCTTAGGATATTTACAACTTGGTCAATCGTCAAACACTCTTTCGGGAGGTGAAGCACAGAGAATAAAACTTGCAACAGAACTTGCAAAATCATCACAAACTAATACTCTTTTTATTTTTAGTGAGCCAACAACAGCATTGCATTTTTATGACATTCAAGTATTAATGAATGTTTTTGAAAAACTTTTGCAAAAAGGAAATACAATTATTTTAATTGAGCATAATGAAGATGTTATAAAAAATTCGCATCACATTATCGACCTTGGACCAAAGTCAGGTAATAAAGGTGGAGAACTTAATTTTTCAGCTTGTTTTAATGATTTCTTAAAATCTTCTAAATCCTTAACGGCAAATTTTTTAAAGCAAAAAATACAAGCAGTAAGTTTTGAAAAAACAATAGATAAAAGTAAGAAAAATATAATTTTAAAAGGAGTAAGCACAAATAACTTAAAAAATATTGATGTTGAAATACCTTATAATAAACATACTGTAATTACAGGGCGTTCGGGAAGTGGTAAAAGTAGTTTGGCTTTTGATACAATTTTTGTTGAAGCACAAAACCGATTTACCGAAAGTTTTCCTGCATATATTCGCCAGTTTGTTACACAAAATTCAAAGGCTAAATTCAATGAAATTAGTGGTTTAACTCCTGTTGTTGCATTAAAACAAAACAATAAAATTACTGACCCGCGTTCAACTCTTGGAACAATTACCGAAATTTACAACCATTATCGTTTACTTTTTTCACGCTTTGGCGTTGCTTTTTGTCCAATTTGTGGCAATAAAATTAATACAAATAAATGCGAAAAATGTAATACCACTTTTGTTGACACAAAAAAAGCATCATCCTATTCCTTTAACAACTCAGAAGGTGTTTGTGAAAATTGTAGCGGAATAGGTACTGTTTTAACATCAGACATTAATCTTTTAGTTGACGATTTTGAAAAATCATTTTTTGACGGAGCATTTAAAAAGCATAAATCTTTAAATTTTTATGCCGACATAAATGGTCAATACTTGGCAACTTTAAAAGAAGTAGGGAAAAAATATAATTTCGATTACACTTTGCCAATTAGTGAATTATCACAAGAAGCAATAAATTTAGCATTGTTTGGCAGTGGTAAAAATGAGTATAATGTTGAGTGGAAATTTAAAAGAAATAAAAGAGAGGGAACTCATAAGTTTAGAGGCAAATGGCTTGGCTTTATAAATTTAATTTTAGATGAGTATTACCAAAAACACGCAAATGGGAAAGGTGCTAACTTGTTACAGTTTTTAAAAGAGACTACTTGCACAAAATGTAATGGGCAAAAATTTAAGCAGGAAATACTTTCTGTAAAATTCAACGAAAAAAATATTGCCGAATTATCAGAAATGAGTGTGAGTGCAAGTTTACAATTTTTTAAAACCTTCATCAATAAAAATGGTGTAGAGATAAACACTGAATCTAAAAATCAATTATTCACAAATATAATTTCAAAATTAGAAGCTTTACAAAAATTCGGATTAAACTATTTAAGTATCAACAGGAAAACAACAACGCTTTCCGGTGGTGAGTTGCAAAGAGTATTGTTAAGCACAGTATTAAACGGTAGTTTAATAGGAATAACGTACATTCTGGACGAGCCAACAACAGGCTTGCACGCATCTGATGTGCAGTATTTAATTGAAAATATAAATCAATTAGTAGAAAATGGAAATACCATAATTACCGTTGAACATAACACAGAAATAATAAAAACTGCCGATAATATTATTGAAATTGGTCCTAAAGCAGGCATAGATGGTGGTGAAATTATTTCAACAGGAATTAGTAATATTTTAAAAATTGAAAAAGAATTTTTAGAATATTATAAACAGAACAAAGGCAATACAGTAGTTAAAAATGAAAATAAATTAGAAATAATTGCAGCAAAAGCAAACAATCTTAAAAATATTGATGTAGAAATAGAATTAAATAAAACAACGGTTATTACCGGTGTTTCGGGTAGTGGTAAAACAACTTTGATGCGTGATGTTTTATACAAATCCTTTAAAAATAAAAAAGCATTTAATTGTGATAATATCAAAATTGTAAATCATAATTCCGAAAGCTTAAGTGCAAATAATTCTTCCTTAAACAATTTAGCATTTCAAAATAGAATTATCTGGATTGACAAATCGGGAATAGATAAAAAAGCTCAAAGTACAACAGCTACTTTTATTGGAGTTTTTGATGAAATAAGAAAAATATTTGCATCTTCAAAACAGGCAAAAGAGAATAATTTTAAAGCTACCGATTTTTCATTTAACAACAAAACAGGACAATGTCCTGAATGTAAAGGCTTAGGAGAAATAAAAGTAAGCTTAGATTTTATTAGCGATATAAGTTCCGTTTGTGAAAGTTGCGGAGGAAAACGATATAAAAAAGAAATATTGCAAGTAAAATATAAAGGCAAAAGCATTTCAGATATTTTAGAAATGACAACAGCAGAAGCTTATGATTTTTTTGCTATGGATAAAAATCTAACTTCCATATTTAAGGTAATGTTAAACTTAGGTTTAGCGTATTTAAAATTAGGACAATCAACAAATAATTTATCGGGAGGTGAAGCACAAAGATTGAAACTTACCAAAGAGATTTTAAATAATAAAA encodes:
- a CDS encoding ATP-binding cassette domain-containing protein, with translation SNNRNILKVIRKVVDNGNTVIVVEHDAQTILSADWIIDIGPKAGINGGEVLFNGSAEKFLKSKYKSLTKDYLSGEKQIKLNFKQKEKKFFSLKNAEINNLKNINVDFYYNNLNCVTGVSGAGKSSLINQTLIPLINDEYFKQINAKGNPQLLNYNFTKAIIVNQSPIGKTVRSTPATYTKLHDLIRDFYAKLEQSKKLGFSKSTFSYNVKGGRCEKCQGAGKLEIGMHFLGKVETTCDVCNGKRYNSDILEVKYKNKNISDILDMSVNEALNFFIGESKISKILQILSDIGLGYLQLGQSSNTLSGGEAQRIKLATELAKSSQTNTLFIFSEPTTALHFYDIQVLMNVFEKLLQKGNTIILIEHNEDVIKNSHHIIDLGPKSGNKGGELNFSACFNDFLKSSKSLTANFLKQKIQAVSFEKTIDKSKKNIILKGVSTNNLKNIDVEIPYNKHTVITGRSGSGKSSLAFDTIFVEAQNRFTESFPAYIRQFVTQNSKAKFNEISGLTPVVALKQNNKITDPRSTLGTITEIYNHYRLLFSRFGVAFCPICGNKINTNKCEKCNTTFVDTKKASSYSFNNSEGVCENCSGIGTVLTSDINLLVDDFEKSFFDGAFKKHKSLNFYADINGQYLATLKEVGKKYNFDYTLPISELSQEAINLALFGSGKNEYNVEWKFKRNKREGTHKFRGKWLGFINLILDEYYQKHANGKGANLLQFLKETTCTKCNGQKFKQEILSVKFNEKNIAELSEMSVSASLQFFKTFINKNGVEINTESKNQLFTNIISKLEALQKFGLNYLSINRKTTTLSGGELQRVLLSTVLNGSLIGITYILDEPTTGLHASDVQYLIENINQLVENGNTIITVEHNTEIIKTADNIIEIGPKAGIDGGEIISTGISNILKIEKEFLEYYKQNKGNTVVKNENKLEIIAAKANNLKNIDVEIELNKTTVITGVSGSGKTTLMRDVLYKSFKNKKAFNCDNIKIVNHNSESLSANNSSLNNLAFQNRIIWIDKSGIDKKAQSTTATFIGVFDEIRKIFASSKQAKENNFKATDFSFNNKTGQCPECKGLGEIKVSLDFISDISSVCESCGGKRYKKEILQVKYKGKSISDILEMTTAEAYDFFAMDKNLTSIFKVMLNLGLAYLKLGQSTNNLSGGEAQRLKLTKEILNNKKTKNTHSIYIFDEPSKGLQINDLHYLTDTFKYLQKLGNTVIFIEHNPYLILTADNIIDLGHGGGEIGGELIYQGNLQGIFSISDSKTGVYLKSLLIC